One region of Carassius carassius chromosome 41, fCarCar2.1, whole genome shotgun sequence genomic DNA includes:
- the LOC132123598 gene encoding NLR family CARD domain-containing protein 3-like — translation MDVGPCSAEIQQRRVELVEDYSKHLTRLLDVLFNVGAVTEEDLSLIRGSAVLGERECMRVLLDVLHGRGEESCRAFLYILPSVQDETTKLGQANRQEHLKKHKDILARQHGLLDYLSIRGQTLGQDQTGCWTDITFSRQAGYASSSQRRHESAGVGDAFRTHADEICIFKDVYENLLCSPASGVNMLSGVAGSGKTTVVRRLVREWAAETNLSKIILSLSFRELNLITQEQSLQDLLLDHYIHLKPFLHELLNSNPTQFLLILDGLDEFCYPLNFEHTPKCSDPERVQPIQSIVVNLIKGNLLPGVSIFLTSRPHAVSKVPPVLVSQFYSLLGFSVAQQKQYFEQNCSSPEAADAVWASVSSHKPLLLMCHIPAFCWIVSTALHDGGSFLCPDSISAKPGNKEGLGETNQPNSSLGSSEENSKPVTISGIYCCFVKSVLLFHVQGRSEGSHHTRLQHAPHVLGEMQPILKSLGAMAFKGLLERRFIFESSDLNSFNLDSTKLSQVFLSEILKEDRASLTFEKGFHFIHTSVQEFLAALYYVLQSISGSDPFSGLKPSTGRYLQSAFKQMASAVNKFSRPQHLFRRRIKKALHYGERHQSGHMDLFCRFVSGLLVPRTRLILNGFFPDGPKMHLLRCHPSPDPTPPFLLHLLHSQLQSSTLSPERQVNVCHCLYEAQDPGLSQRLQSWMKVLSQQTSDQSDSVNRDWSELAFLLQLNPDLQVLNLDAQGLDAQGLYQLLPVLPLFSTLSLGQNPLGSEGASVLSLVLRNPDCCIQRLWVVATGLGCEGLKILVEALKENHTVTDLRMAINKIGDVGAGYLADLLRTNRTLTDIRLRDNLVTDKGAEVLMAALKENTTLEYLWLFDNKFTKDGVKKLKEFANTRPNLDIKVCI, via the exons ATGGATGTTGGACCCTGTAGCGCAGAGATTCAACAGCGTCGTGTGGAGCTGGTGGAGGACTACAGCAAACACCTGACACGCCTTCTAGACGTCCTGTTTAATGTGGGTGCAGTGACCGAGGAGGACCTCAGTCTTATTAGAGGTTCAGCTGTTTTGGGTGAGCGAGAATGTATGAGAGTTCTGCTGGATGTGTTACATGGGAGAGGAGAAGAATCATGCAGGGCTTTTCTTTACATACTACCAAGTGTTCAAGATGAGACCACCAAACTAGGACAGGCCAACAGGCAAGAGCATCTAAAAAAACACAAGGACATATTGGCCAGACAGCATGGCCTCTTGGACTATCTCAGCATCAGAGGACAGACTTTGGGACAGGATCAGACCGGGTGCTGGACTGATATCACCTTCTCAAGACAAGCTGGTTATGCATCGTCTTCTCAACGCCGACATGAGTCAGCAGGAGTCGGGGATGCTTTCAGGACACATGCAGATGAGATCTGCATTTTCAAGGACGTTTATGAGAATCTGCTGTGCAGCCCAGCAAGTGGTGTGAACATGCTGTCAGGAGTTGCTGGAAGTGGGAAAACCACGGTTGTGAGACGCCTGGTGCGAGAGTGGGCTGCAGAAACCAACTTGTCTAAGATTATCCTATCTCTGTCCTTTCGTGAGTTGAACCTCATAACTCAAGAGCAGAGCTTGCAGGACCTGCTCTTGGATCACTACATCCATCTGAAACCTTTCCTGCATGAGTTACTGAACTCAAACCCAACCCAGTTTTTACTCATCTTAGATGGTCTGGATGAGTTCTGCTACCCTCTTAATTTTGAACACACTCCCAAGTGTTCGGATCCTGAGCGTGTGCAACCTATACAATCCATTGTGGTGAACCTAATCAAAGGCAATCTGCTTCCAGGAGTGTCCATTTTCCTAACTTCCAGACCTCACGCGGTCTCCAAAGTTCCTCCAGTTCTGGTCAGCCAGTTTTACAGTCTGCTCGGTTTCTCTGTAGCTCAGCAGAAGCAGTACTTTGAGCAGAACTGCAGTTCTCCTGAGGCTGCCGATGCAGTGTGGGCTTCAGTGTCGTCCCATAAGCCCCTTCTACTCATGTGCCACATTCCCGCGTTTTGTTGGATTGTGTCCACTGCTTTGCATGATGGCGGCTCCTTCCTTTGTCCTGATTCTATAAGTGCCAAGCCAGGAAACAAAGAAGGCCTTGGGGAAACCAACCAACCAAACTCTTCATTGGGATCTTCTGAGGAGAACTCAAAaccagtcacaatctctggaatcTACTGCTGCTTTGTTAAATCTGTCTTGCTATTCCATGTGCAAGGGCGTAGCGAGGGCTCCCATCACACCAGGCTTCAGCACGCCCCTCATGTCCTTGGGGAAATGCAGCCAATCCTCAAAAGCCTGGGAGCTATGGCCTTCAAAGGCCTCCTGGAGAGACGGTTCATCTTTGAAAGCTCTGATTTGAACTCTTTTAATCTGGATAGCACCAAACTCTCACAGGTGTTCCTCTCGGAGATACTTAAAGAGGATCGAGCGTCTCTCACCTTTGAAAAGGGCTTTCATTTTATCCACACTAGCGTGCAGGAGTTTCTTGCTGCCCTGTACTATGTTCTCCAGTCAATCTCAGGATCAGATCCATTTTCAGGCCTCAAACCAAGCACAGGCCGCTACCTTCAATCTGCATTTAAGCAAATGGCATCAGCTGTTAACAAATTCAGCAGACCGCAGCATCTCTTCCGCAGACGTATTAAGAAGGCCCTTCACTATGGTGAACGACATCAGTCTGGACACATGGATCTTTTCTGCAG GTTTGTAAGTGGCCTGCTGGTTCCTAGAACACGTCTCATTCTAAATGGATTTTTCCCTGATGGGCCCAAGATGCATCTGCTCCGTTGCCACCCATCTCCAGACCCGACTCCACCTTTCCTCCTTCATCTCTTACACTCCCAACTCCAGAGCTCCACCCTCAGCCCGGAGAGGCAGGTCAATGTTTGTCACTGTCTATATGAGGCCCAGGACCCTGGTTTGTCACAGCGGCTACAGAGTTGGATGAAGGTTCTTTCACAGCAGACCTCAGATCAGTCCGATTCGGTAAACAGGGACTGGAGCGAGCTGGCTTTCCTGTTACAGCTCAATCCAGATCTGCAGGTTTTGAATTTAGATGCTCAAGGACTTGATGCTCAAGGACTATACCAGCTCCTACCAGTCCTTCCTCTCTTCTCAACACTCAG CCTGGGCCAGAATCCTCTTGGGTCAGAGGGAGCATCTGTGTTATCCCTTGTTCTGAGAAACCCAGATTGTTGCATTCAGAGGCTTTG GGTGGTTGCAACAGGGCTTGGTTGTGAAGGTCTGAAGATCCTTGTAGAAGCGCTGAAAGAAAACCATACTGTGACTGATCTCAG aatGGCCATCAATAAAATTGGAGATGTTGGAGCTGGTTATCTTGCAGACTTGCTGAGGACGAATCGCACACTGACGGATATCAG ACTTCGTGACAACCTAGTGACAGACAAAGGAGCAGAAGTCCTCATGGCTGCCCTGAAAGAGAACACTACATTAGAGTATCTGTG GTTGTTTGACAACAAGTTTACCAAAGATGGTGTCAAGAAACTTAAAGAATTTGCAAATACCAGACCAAACCTTGACATTAAAGTTTGCATCTGA